The genomic region TTATTCTTCATCGATGCGAACGCCCGCAAAAATCTGAAGTTTGCGAGTCTTCAATCGGAAGCTGCGGCGCGGATTCTCGGGAAAAAAACGGAACTTGGAGAATCGCCGAACTCGGTTTTGTTTTTGGAGAACGGAATTCTCCACCAAAAGTCGAACGCGGTTTTGAAAATCTGCGCTCATCTTTCGTTTCCCTGGAGAATTCTTCCTTTCTTTCGTTGGATTCCGGGCGGGATTCGAGATTTCGTCTATGATTGGATCGCAAGAAATCGTTATCGATGGTTCGGACGTTTGGACGCTTGTCGTATGCCCGATCCGAGCTTAAAATCCAGGTTTTTGGAAGAATAATAACAGAACGTACGACCCGCTCTTGTTGCGGTG from Leptospira kmetyi serovar Malaysia str. Bejo-Iso9 harbors:
- a CDS encoding thiol-disulfide oxidoreductase DCC family protein, coding for MKPSTGDIPEYPIVFFDGVCNLCNAAVLFFIDANARKNLKFASLQSEAAARILGKKTELGESPNSVLFLENGILHQKSNAVLKICAHLSFPWRILPFFRWIPGGIRDFVYDWIARNRYRWFGRLDACRMPDPSLKSRFLEE